A stretch of DNA from Telopea speciosissima isolate NSW1024214 ecotype Mountain lineage chromosome 5, Tspe_v1, whole genome shotgun sequence:
TGGTGTGGGTTCCCATAGTAGAGATGTGCATGGATGGCAACAAAATCACTTTCAAGACACCCATGGGGGTCGGCAAGTCCTTCCCACTCACCTCTTTTATGaacgaagaagagaagaagaagtgtcTCCAGAAAAACTAATCAGTAATCGCTCTTTCGGGTCAGACCTCAGTAGTCACTCTATAGTTACTCCCCGAGTGTTCTGATCGATTATTCATTCTGCCTACTCTATATGcaatttccttatttatttgcCTTTGTGTACCTTTTTCATTTCCATTACCTAAATAATTGATGTACTGTTACTAGTTAAAATGAGCAATTGGAGGCCACTGTTGTAGGTCGAAATTGAGACATTTCTGTTTTGCTACTTCCATTTCTTCCCTGTTTTTCTTGCCAAGATAGGTGAgaattaaaattaccaaaaagaaGTCATTCAGTGTATGTCTATTGACATCCAAAGAGACCAATTTATCCCAAAcatgttttcaaaaaaattaatttttttagcCATATACACAACTCATTAAAAAGTGATCATTTTCATCAGATAACATTGCATCCAAAAACCTATCAGAGACATGTAAGAAATTAACAGTAATATGCTTTCGCCACAAAAGGGCAAGGCTACCTAAAATGCCAATCGGCTCCATTGTATATAGATAATCTATTTGGAGACGACGATGTAGGGATTCCATCCGAGACCATTCACATTTGGTGTCCATAAGAAACATTATATCTGATATATCAAGGGGGTGTTTTGGCAACTTTGGTCTCCCCTGTACCTAGGAGCCCCCTAAGCAGGGGATTGGAGCACGATGGAGCTGGTCACCCCCCAGGGCAGTCGAAGGTAAGGAGAAGCCATGACACCCAGGGCCCTTCCCAGGCACAACCCACCAACAATTACCACGCAACAAACACAACCCCCAGACTATGAGCCCACACACCTCCCTCGAACCACCAAGGCACACCCTCACACAACTTTTATAGTCTCttgttcacatgtcaagtttcaatcaaaactgaatttgtgaaatggtaaattatgattttaaaaatCTAGGTGTACTGAGAGGGTGCACATCCATATACAAGGGTATAAGattaaatttaattctaaatttTTACATGTAGTCAATCTAGACCTTTCCCTATTTATTGAAGATCTGAATTGCCACATCAATTCATACAACTAAGTGGATTATGAAGAAAAGCTTGTTTACACTAGACCATGTAAATGACGAGGAgggtgaatgttcacgtacgtgagtgtAAGTGAACGACTCACAgtcgttcagatggaacattCTCACAGAATAAATTTCATTTGAATGAttgtgagttgttcacgtacgtgaacattcacgTGAATGATATTATGCCTAGGTAGAATAACATtactaataaaataagggaGCCGGTCTACTTAGTTGCCTTCATGATTTTTTTGTCGCATGGCATGCTGGTTGGGGCAAGACTACATTGGGAAGTAGGGCCCAACATCCCCTACTCTAATGTCAATTTCGGGTCCAAATAAAACCTTCTATGTGTCAAAAAAATTGGTCAGAACCACCTCATGGTTATATAATGATTTACACAGTTAAAATAATTAGAGGAATTATGCATAATATTGTGGGCCATCCAATTGAATAGAAGGTGTCCCATTGTTTCAGAGAGGCAAACCCAATTGCTGACTTCCTGCCTAAGTCTGTTGTTAGATCTCAGGTTTCTTCAACAAGTGTTGCTTTCCCTCCTTCAGTACAAAATGACCTGGTGATATATGCTCAGTGTAGACCGAAATATCGATTTTCTTATTAGCTTTCTAGCTCTCTGTGCTTTTTGGCCTCCTCTGCTGATGCTTTTATTGTTGGTGGTTGAGGCAATCTTCTACATTTTTGTAAATTCTTTTCTGTTCACAATACCAttgatcttttagcaaaaaaatccCAATTGATTTAGGATCGACCTGATATATGTAGATGGAAGAATACAAGTTTTCCTCTTCTCGTACAATGCTTAAGATTGATGCAGTAAAAATGCCATGTGGCAAAGCAACAGGGCCTAGTTCTTTCCTTTTgcccttaaaataaaatttgaacttCAAAATATATTCACTAAAAAAATTCCTAAACTGATTTTATCTATTGTTTGCATTGAATGGTTAATTTCTTCATTAATCGATTAAGGGATCACAAATAACAGGTTTGGTGGTCAAGTgtctagcgcacttggtagctagtggtgcgtgaaggcccattgctaccaggaggtcttgagttcaagcctcctggttcacatcctacatcccccctacctatcaaaaaaaaaaaaaaaaaaacaaaaggcttGGAGGGTTAACTTGTTCATAGTGAATTCCAATTGGTGTAAAACTCGACGTGTGAGCGAGGTATCTCAAGATCCGTCTATTCACAAAGTTTGGATCCCGTACAATTTGAGACATTATAGATGTCAAGGTCTATAAGAAGATGCTGTTATGTGGGTCATCATTAATCCATTCTTTGGGATAAAAAACAAGTGCAGTTTGGAATTATCCAATGAAATTCTAGACTACATGATAAACAATTCATGTAAATAAATACGGATCTAGTTTTATGCAATGCTGTGTATGTACATAATTATGtctttcaaccgttggatgagGGTGGGGGCAGATGTGTAATAACACATCCCCTCTCTTCTTCATCCAACGGTTGTAAGGTGTGACCATCTATAAAACCTTTAGctaataaatattttaattttttaaactaGAATATTTTCACAAAAACTAAGTTATATACCATATAAAGTTTAGTGATTTTAATCattcaaaaaattataaaaatatgataCATATGTGAAATTAATTCCTTTATATTAAATCTAGtgtattcattttattttttttgggctggggtGGAAGAGGGGTAGCACAGCTATTGAAATTTACTATATTACCCCGAGCACGACATACTTAATTAGGTGGTAAATAGGGAGACTAGGGAGTGTATgtaggatcaggatcgtctctagggagcccagcgcccagggtgctgccaagaggcatccaatggctgaGCTGTGCCACCCACATCttggtgcatgcctagggatgtgtgcggcacagcccaacggttgACAGCATCCTGGGAGTGCTGGACtccttggagacgagctaaatagaagaagaagaagaagaagaagaaggatgacagggaaaaaaaaaaaaatattaaaggaTGGCATACCCATGGCTACTTGATAGCTGAGCATTGTATAGTGTGGCTAcatttttttggaaaaggaTCTTAtgcagccgtggcgggagctgcacctgCGCAGCACTGCTAAACAAcagcaaaaataggggtaagatggtcatttcataggtgggtcccacctgggccccacatgtgaaatgaccacctccccccTATATTTGGGGTGATTTTTCGAGCTGCACAGtacagctcccgccacagctgcacaagatccaagtcccattttttccccctttttcaaTCACTCTTTAAGATCACTCATTAATGCTGTCCGGTATGAATTACTAACCCCGTCCGGTATGAAATATTCAAAGAAGACTTCAAGCCTGCTGCTCTTGAAAACGGTGGCTCCATTGAGTCACTGACCCTTAGCTCTAGAAGGTCTCGTAACAGTCAAAATTGTCACCTCTGACTTTCTCCTACTTGAGTAACCAACATGGTGGGCTTCTCCTAAATAAGGTGtgaaaagaaagcaaaataaaatGATTCAAAGGGTTACGTTAATAGCTAGCTATATACTCTTATAAATAGCCTGTATATACAGATGCTCAAACTTCATCACAACATTGCTCTTTATTAAGAACAAACAACTAGTGAAGACTTTCTCCTCCATTTACCACTTCAATCTATCACTTTAGAACAAGCAATCTCAACCATGGCTAGCAAGGCAGATGAGAGAGCAGGAGCTGAAATCGTGCGTGGAAAAGAAGCCTGTGATCGATTTTCAGAGGAACTGATTAAAGAGTTGGGATTCCCTAGTGGTGTTCTTCCCACTGGAGAACTCGAAGAATGTGGGAGGGTGAGAGCCACTGGTTTTGTATGGTGGAAATGCAAGGCCGCCTACGAGCATTTCAATGTGGCAACCAATACCAAGGCAAGTTATGCTGCTGAGACGACCGCGTATGTGGAGAAGGgaaggatgaagaagatgacggGCGTGAAAACCAAGCAATTGATGGTGTGGATTACAATAGTAGAGATGTGCATGGATGGGAACAAGATCACCTTCAAGACACCCATGGGGGTCGGCAAGTCCTTCCCTCTAACCTCTTTTATGAAcgaagcagagaagaagaagtatctcCAGAAAAACTAATCAGTCACTTTATGGTTACTCCCTCACCTGAGGGGGTTCTGATCGATTATTCATCTCCAGATGTCTACTCTATATCcaatttccttatttatttgcaTGTGTATCTTTATCATTTCCTTCACCTAAATAATTGATGTACTGTTACTAGTTAAAATGAACGATTGGAGGCCACTGTTATATGGTTCGTCGTCCTAGAAAATACTGTAGCTAGCGCTCTCAAATTTGGATCTCCATATATGCTTAGTTACAAAGTGCTCTAATAGCAATTAAGTCTGATCTTAACATTTGCATTTCCCACTCGTATTGTGCCATGTAAAGGATGGGCCATGGCAACTCAAATCCATGAattcacaagcatctaacataACTCAAAATTGACACATTTCTGTTTTGCTACTTCCatttcttccttgtttttcttgcCAAGTTAGGTGAGAATTAAAATCACTAAAAAGAAGTAATTAATTCAGTATGTCTATTAGCACCCAAAGAGACCATTTTATCCCAAACatgttttcaaaaaacttaaaTTGTCTTGCCATAGACACAGCTCATAAAAAAAGTGACCATTTTCATCAGATAACATTGCATCCAAAACCTATCAGAGACATGTAAGAAATTTACAGAAATATGCTTTCGCCACAAAAGGGCAAGGCTACCTGAAATGCCAATTGGTTCCACTGTATATAGATAATCCATTGGAGACGATGATGTACGGATTCCATCTGAGACCGTTCACATTTGATGTCCATAAGAAACAGTATATCTGGTCTATCACCATGGGATAATTAAGAGAGATAACGAACAatcaaggggggggggtgttattCTAGCCTCCCCTGTACCCAAGGGAGATACAAAATAAAGAGACAAATTAACCCTCCTTCTCCTTGCTATCAGCAGTGCTAAATAATGTGTGCCACAAGCACCTAGCGGGAAGACACTTATTTCCAGAGGCATGAATAGTTGGCTCAATGGGGGTAGAATCCCATCCTTAGCCATATCAACTGACTTCCTAGACTACAAGCCCCCGCACCTCCCTCAAACCTGTGCATCCTCACAAAACTTTCACACTCTCttgttcacatgtcaagtttcaatcaaaattgaatttgtCAAATGGTAAGATATGATTTTAAACCGCACCCAAACATAGTGGGGCTgggtgaagaagagaagaagaagtatctcCAGAAAAACTAATCAGTAGTCACTCTATAGTTACTACCTGAGGGTTCTGATCTATTATTCATTCTGCCTACTCTATATGcaatttccttatttatttgcCTTTCTGTACCTTTATCATTTCCTTTACCTAAATAATTGATGTACTCTTACTAGTTAAAATGAGCAATTGGAGGCCACTGTTGTAGGTTGAAATTGAGACATTTCTGTTTTGCTACTTCCATTTCTTCCCTGTTTTTCTTGCCAAGATAGGTGAgaattaaaattaccaaaaagaatTCATTCAGTGTATGTCTATTAGCATCCAGTTAGAGAATTTGAATTGTTGGAACTCTTCCCTATGACAATTTGTCGATAGGGTCTCTATATTTATAAATCATTGTGTAACTGTAATTTGAATTGTACAACGTTATCTATATTTGAAATACAAGTTGAGTTTGCTTCAAACTCTTATCTCTCAGTTAGAGGAGCCCTCAACGAACTAGAAGTCCTAATTATGTGCGCTGACTTAGCCAACTCAGAATTCGAATTTGAATTCATCTTATCCTTATCCTCTTCCgttacactccccctcaagcgaAACGGTCGAATGGCGATGGTGAGCTTGTCTCGCAAAATTCAAAAACGAGGCCCAGGCAGGCCCTTCGTGAGGATGTCTGCAATTTGGTCTTGATTGGGAAGGAACCGGATGTATAATTGGTTCGCAGCCACTTGTTCACGAACAAAGTGgtaatcaatttcaatatgcttggttctaGCATGAAACAGTGGATTGGCTGCTAGATATGTCGCCCCGATGTTGTCATAGTACAACACGGGTGGTGTTGGTGATATTCCCAAGTCATGTAAGAGTTGGCGCAGCCAAAGCAGTTCTGCGGTAGCATTTGCGACTGCCTTGTACTCTGCTTTAGTGGATGAGCGTGCCACTGTTTGTTGCTTCTTTGAACTCCATGATATTAAATTCTGACCAAGATAAACACAATGTCCACTGGTCAATCGACGATCATGTTGGCTacctgcccagtcagcatcactAAATGCAAGTAATTTCTGTGTGTCAGACTGTcgaatttgaagtcctaaatcGACGGTGTCTTTGAGATACCGGAGAATCCTCTTTACTGCTGCCCAGTGATCAATGGTAGGGCTGTGCATGAACTGACATACCTTGTTCACTGCGAAGGCTATGTCAAGCCTTGTCAGGGTCAAGTACTATAGTGCCCCCACCGTGCTACGATATAGAGTAGCATCATCAAATGGTGATCCAACAGCAGGAGCTAGAGCTTGTGTAGACGTTGGAGTAGGCATCGGTTTGGCACCCTCCATTTGTGCCTTTCGGATTAAGTCCAATGTGTACTTGGATTGTGAGAGGTGTAACCCTTTGGAGGTTCTTAAAACCTCCACATCAAGAAAGTAGTTTAGATCTCCCAAATCTTTGATCACAAACTCCTTTCCAAGGTTGTCTATCAGCTCCTACACCATTTGTGAGTTTGTTCCTGTTActactatatcatctacatacaccAGTAGATAGATAATTTGATCTTTCCAGGAACGCACATATAGGGCTGTGTCAGCTGCCGATGACTTAAATCCAAGGGATACTAGGAATTGGCCAAGCCTATGAGACCATGCACAGGGTGCTTGTTTTAACCCATAGAGAGCACGTTGTAGCTGACACACATGGTTTGGGTAGGCTGGATCTACGAACCCTTGTGGCTGGCTCATGAAAACTTCCTCCTTTAAATCTCCATTTAAGAAGGCATTTTGAATGTCCAACTGTCGCAGACACCACCCTCTTGACACTGCAATGGATAGGACCATTCTGATGGTTCCAGGTTGGACGACTGCACTGAAAGTGTCAAAATAATCGATCCCTTCTCTTTGGTGAAACCC
This window harbors:
- the LOC122663161 gene encoding uncharacterized protein LOC122663161, with amino-acid sequence MASKADERAGAEIVRGKEACDRFSEELIKELGFPSGVLPTGELEECGRVRATGFVWWKCKAAYEHFNVATNTKASYAAETTAYVEKGRMKKMTGVKTKQLMVWITIVEMCMDGNKITFKTPMGVGKSFPLTSFMNEAEKKKYLQKN